From a region of the Daphnia pulicaria isolate SC F1-1A chromosome 1, SC_F0-13Bv2, whole genome shotgun sequence genome:
- the LOC124314224 gene encoding collagen alpha-1(XVIII) chain-like isoform X3 codes for MAATLIRATWSQHNAGLLDGEPIHHDLLKAIEVPLRDEEHITFGTGVDGFPAFVLFRGHDIKIPYKVLLPDKLYSDFSILVTIKPDNNEGGYLFAVVDPLETLVQFGLRIGPAAGPGQSELSLYHTHPEDRFVSKVLAKFLVPNFAKKWTRFAFRVLDSGLGVPNVTLFFNCIEYGSLLITSVAWKEQLTFDTASTLYIGQAGGLLQPPGEFVGTIQELKLTNEPSLASVQCEDILPFSGDGSGDFVDIDDDSLVDLESEGEEPDAGSGGVGLSSIDKKPPSSTAGVVDPSQLLPPCSPPLLPPPPPVSSDAVGIVREMHGMQNGFRCTEKGEPGERGEKGDKGSSIDGGGGVCGCNESSIIAKLAEQVKQGPPGVDGKPGMTGIPGAQGQMGPTGPEGPAGEKGERGDSGPVGKEGPSGPKGEPGRDGLPGIPGNPGQPGPPGVASGPLVLEDGFGSGFGATLGRPGSPGPKGDAGVNGKPGPRGERGDPGPKGERGGKGETGNDGERGHPGKDGTHGTKGDVGAPGLDGMPGLPGETGRSGSKGEAGERGLPGPPGPASALQLDDFDTGSGGGPLPGSSRWPKGEKGSPGDKGDRGADGKTGHMGPKGDAGEPGLPGPKGDIGPVGPIGPAGPPGPTSVIPSLGGMKGDQGDRGKRGKPGPPGPPGPAGPSGDIGIPGYQGRIGRPGPVGPPGLPGVKGEPGSISGFLGGSQGPKGDSGAPGRPGTPGTNGRDGLPGPPGLPGPASSSAPYHHPHPGPPGPPGPPGPPGPPSGSSSKPGSSSSSQGGEESQKVVVPGAITVTNMEALFKISDISPVGTIAYLYEEESLLVRVRKGWQYISMGNFVPLPTPTTTTIPPPTTLKPSAPSAAENLVPRIAEGPSDEEMWQDGPVKPSLRLVALNEPLSGDMGGIQRVDYACFRQARQAGLRGTFRAFLASRVQNLDTIVRSSDREFPVVNLRGEVLFRTWNDLFRGGRASEFASAARQQRHDIYSFNNRNIFNDIVWPQKVVWHGAGPSGERQLDSYCDAWTSSDAKTLGVAASLIASSPSSHQQQQQTGGSGGGKLLAQDKFSCQNRFVVLCIEATSQGVATGGSGRVKRTAEHIISEDHYQAHLQSLF; via the exons ATGGCAGCCACGCTAATTCGAGCCACTTGGTCCCAGCACAATGCCGGTCTTTTGG ATGGCGAGCCGATCCATCACGACCTGCTGAAAGCCATTGAAGTTCCTCTGCGAGACGAAGAACACATCACGTTCGGGACTGGTGTAGATGGATTCCCGGCTTTCGTTCTCTTTCGTGGCCACGATATTAAAATCCCCTACAAGGTTCTCCTGCCTGACAAGCTCTACTCTGACTTTTCCATTCTCGTTACCATCAAACCAGATAACAATGAAG GTGGTTATCTCTTTGCCGTGGTTGACCCTCTGGAAACTCTGGTCCAGTTTGGTCTGCGAATCGGCCCTGCTGCAGGCCCAGGCCAGAGTGAGCTCTCCCTCTACCACACCCACCCAGAAGACCGTTTTGTTTCCAAG GTGTTGGCCAAGTTTCTGGTGCCCAATTTCGCCAAAAAGTGGACTCGATTCGCCTTTCGTGTGCTGGACAGCGGCCTGGGCGTGCCCAACGTGACTCTCTTCTTCAACTGCATCGAGTACGGCAGTCTACTCATCACGAGCGTTGCATGGAAAGAGCAGCTGACCTTTGACACGGCCTCGACTCTTTATATAGGCCAAGCCGGAGGCCTGCTCCAACCACCCGGAGAGTTTGTG GGCACCATCCAGGAGCTGAAGCTGACCAACGAGCCCAGTTTGGCCAGCGTTCAATGTGAAGACATCCTTCCG ttttccggAGATGGTTCCGGCGATTTTGTTGATATCGACGACGATTCCTTG GTGGACTTGGAATCGGAGGGAGAAGAGCCGGACGCTGGATCGGGTGGTGTTGGCTTGTCATCCATCGACAAGAAACCGCCGTCGTCGACGGCCGGAGTTGTCGATCCATCGCAACTCCTCCCGCCCTGTTCGCCACCTCTCCTGCCTCCACCTCCGCCAGTCTCATCCGACGCCGTcg GAATTGTCCGGGAAATGCACGGAATGCAGAACGGATTCCGCTGCACCGAGAAGGGCGAGCCGGGCGAACGCGGAgagaaaggagacaagggctCATCCATCGACGGA ggcgGAGGCGTTTGCGGCTGCAACGAGAGTTCCATCATCGCCAAACTGGCCGAGCAAGTCAAACAGGGTCCGCCGGGCGTCGACGGCAAACCCGGCATGACGGGCATTCCG GGAGCTCAAGGTCAGATGGGACCGACTGGACCTGAAGGCCCAGCTGGAGAGAAAGGAGAACGCGGAGATAGCGGCCCAGTTGGCAAAGAAGGTCCTTCCGGACCCAAAGGCGAGCCTGGTCGTGATGGACTCCCCGGCATTCCCGGCAACCCTGGACAGCCTGGACCACCGGGTGTGGCTAGCGGACCACTGGTCCTCGAA GATGGATTTGGTTCGGGATTCGGGGCTACTTTGGGCCGACCTGGAAGCCCTGGACCTAAAGGTGACGCCGGTGTCAATGGCAAACCGGGACCGAGAGGCGAACGCGGTGATCCTGGTCCTAAAGGCGAACGGGGCGGTAAAGGCGAAACTGGAAATGACGGAGAGCGAGGCCATCCGGGCAAGGACGGAACTCATGGAACCAAAGGAGACGTTGGAGCGCCCGGTCTGGATGGAATGCCGGGATTGCCCGGTGAGACGGGACGATCCGGTTCGAAAGGTGAAGCCGGTGAAAGAGGATTGCCTGGACCTCCAGGACCTGCTAGCGCATTGCAACTGGACGATTTCGATACCGGATCGGGTGGCGGACCCTTGCCAGGGTCTTCCAGGTGGCCCAAAGGCGAAAAAGGAAGTCCAGGCGACAAAGGAGATCGAGGTGCCGATGGAAAAACGGGCCACATGGGTCCTAAAGGCGACGCTGGCGAGCCTGGATTGCCAGGACCCAAAGGCGATATCGGCCCTGTGGGCCCAATTGGTCCAGCTGGACCACCAGGACCTACTTCAGTCATTCCCAGTCTTGGCGGAATGAAAGGTGATCAAGGAGACCGTGGCAAACGAGGCAAACCTGGTCCGCCAGGTCCACCTGGTCCTGCTGGACCTTCCGGAGACATTGGTATCCCCGGATATCAG GGTCGCATCGGTCGTCCTGGTCCAGTTGGTCCACCTGGTTTACCGGGAGTTAAAGGAGAGCCAGGATCCATCAGTGGATTCCTGGGAGGATCGCAAGGACCTAAAGGCGATAGCGGAGCTCCTGGACGACCAGGAACTCCTGGAACCAACGGCCGTGATGGACTTCCTGGTCCTCCTGGCCTTCCAGGGCCTGCTTCCAGTTCTGCACCTTATCACCATCCTCATCCTGGACCTCCAGGCCCACCTGGACCACCCGGACCTCCTGGACCCCCCAGCGGATCATCTTCCAAACCAG GATCGTCTTCGTCGTCGCAAGGTGGTGAGGAGAGCCAGAAGGTGGTGGTGCCGGGAGCCATCACCGTCACCAACATGGAAGCTCTTTTCAag ATTTCAGACATCAGCCCCGTCGGAACCATCGCCTATCTCTACGAGGAGGAGAGTCTTCTAGTCCGCGTCCGCAAAGGCTGGCAGTACATCTCG atgggaaatttcgtGCCGTTGCCGACGCctacgacgacgacaattCCGCCGCCGACCACATTGAAACCGTCGGCGCCCAGCGCTGCCGAGAATCTGGTCCCCAGAATCGCCGAAGGTCCCAGT GATGAGGAAATGTGGCAG GACGGACCTGTCAAACCATCG TTGCGATTGGTGGCGCTGAATGAACCCCTTTCCGGAGACATGGGCGGCATCCAGCGCGTGGACTACGCCTGTTTCAGACAGGCCCGTCAAGCCGGACTCAGA GGAACGTTCCGAGCCTTTTTAGCCTCGCGTGTCCAGAATCTCGACACGATCGTCCGCTCGTCCGACCGTGAATTTCCAGTCGTCAACCTGAGG GGTGAGGTGTTGTTCCGGACGTGGAACGATCTGTTCCGCGGCGGGCGGGCCAGCGAATTTGCCTCTGCTGCCCGTCAGCAGCGACACGACATTTACAGTTTCAACAACCGCAACATCTTCAACGACATTGTCTGGCCGCAGAAGGTGGTCTGGCACGGAGCCGGGCCCAGCGGCGAACGCCAACTCGACTCGTACTGCGACGCCTGGACGTCCAGCGACGCCAAGACGCTCGGAGTTGCCGCCTCTCTCATCGCTTCCTCTCCTTCCTcccaccaacagcagcagcagacgggcGGCAGTGGCGGTGGCAAATTGTTGGCCCAGGACAAGTTTTCGTGTCAGAACCGATTCGTCGTCCTGTGCATCGAAGCCACCAGCCAAGGGGTGGCCACCGGTGGCAGTGGGCGGGTGAAGCGGACGGCCGAGCACATCATCTCGGAGGATCACTACCAAGCCCACCTTCAGTCGCTCTTTTAA